From a single Sphingosinicellaceae bacterium genomic region:
- a CDS encoding fasciclin domain-containing protein, with protein MHDIVDTAVAAGSFKTLVAAVTAADLGATLKSDGPFTVFAPSDDAFSKLPAGTVEELVKPENKAKLTAILTLHVVSGKVMAADITGPMSPASVGGEHLHITTDHGVSVNGAHVTQADVECTNGVIHVIDAVLMPKA; from the coding sequence ATGCACGATATCGTCGATACTGCCGTTGCTGCCGGTTCGTTTAAAACCCTGGTTGCCGCTGTCACCGCTGCGGATCTTGGCGCGACGCTAAAGAGCGATGGCCCATTCACCGTCTTCGCGCCTTCGGATGATGCGTTCTCGAAGCTTCCCGCTGGTACGGTAGAAGAGCTTGTGAAGCCTGAGAACAAGGCGAAGCTCACTGCAATCCTCACCCTCCATGTCGTCTCTGGCAAGGTCATGGCGGCGGATATCACGGGGCCGATGTCCCCTGCTTCAGTCGGGGGTGAACACCTTCACATCACGACTGATCACGGGGTTAGCGTTAATGGCGCGCACGTCACCCAGGCGGACGTCGAGTGCACGAACGGCGTCATTCATGTGATCGATGCCGTACTCATGCCGAAGGCGTAG
- a CDS encoding response regulator, whose protein sequence is MVTSSARPVVLVVEDEALIRMGATALVQDLGYDFFEASSADEAITLLETHPQITIVFTDVQMAGSMDGLQLASYARDRWPPLRFIIVSGNQIAAAHEIPEGALYFSKPYNAATVGEAIRAFA, encoded by the coding sequence ATGGTAACCAGCAGCGCGCGTCCCGTCGTGCTCGTCGTTGAAGACGAGGCGCTAATCCGTATGGGCGCGACTGCGCTCGTTCAAGATTTGGGATATGATTTTTTTGAGGCCTCTAGCGCTGACGAAGCGATCACGCTCCTCGAAACGCACCCCCAGATCACGATCGTATTTACCGATGTTCAGATGGCAGGGTCCATGGACGGGCTGCAGCTTGCTTCTTATGCCCGTGACCGCTGGCCGCCGCTTCGCTTCATTATCGTTTCGGGCAATCAAATTGCGGCCGCGCACGAGATTCCGGAGGGAGCGCTGTACTTCAGCAAGCCCTACAATGCGGCTACGGTCGGCGAGGCGATACGCGCATTCGCCTAG
- a CDS encoding response regulator transcription factor codes for MRILIIEDDRLMSRSIELTLGGAGLEHETAATGEDGIELARVYDYDAILLDLTLPDLHGYEVLRRLRVARIGTPVIILTGNSETESKISGFGLGADDYVTKPFQRAELLARIHALVRRSKGHARSVVVTGAMSIDLSARTVEVGGRRVHLTGKEYAILEMLSLRKGMTLTKEMFLTHLYGGRDEPELKIIDVFICKLRKKLSAAGAGASGCIETVWGRGYALRDPEVPMDEVRAA; via the coding sequence ATGCGCATCCTGATTATCGAGGACGACCGCCTTATGTCACGGTCCATCGAGCTAACGCTTGGCGGTGCCGGGCTCGAACACGAGACTGCAGCGACCGGCGAGGACGGCATCGAGCTGGCTCGCGTATACGACTACGACGCGATCCTGCTCGACCTGACGTTGCCGGACCTTCACGGTTATGAAGTACTCCGGCGCCTGCGTGTCGCCCGGATCGGCACGCCGGTCATCATCCTGACCGGCAACAGCGAGACCGAATCCAAAATTTCGGGTTTCGGCCTCGGTGCCGACGACTATGTTACCAAGCCTTTCCAACGTGCTGAGCTTCTGGCGCGGATCCACGCGTTGGTGCGGCGTTCAAAAGGCCACGCCCGTTCAGTCGTAGTGACCGGCGCGATGTCGATCGATCTGTCGGCGCGAACGGTCGAAGTTGGTGGACGCCGCGTTCACCTGACCGGAAAGGAATATGCGATTCTCGAGATGCTGTCGCTCCGGAAGGGAATGACGCTGACCAAGGAGATGTTCCTAACCCACCTCTACGGCGGCCGCGACGAGCCCGAGCTCAAGATTATCGACGTCTTCATCTGCAAGCTGCGGAAGAAGCTGTCGGCGGCGGGCGCCGGCGCGTCCGGGTGTATCGAGACGGTGTGGGGCCGCGGCTATGCGCTGCGCGATCCCGAGGTGCCGATGGACGAAGTGCGCGCCGCCTGA
- a CDS encoding Brp/Blh family beta-carotene 15,15'-dioxygenase, whose translation MIHATEPRRMASPPAELIESNFPGATAAIILATSVMMAAACGVPLSGSGPQFLACVAILVFGLPHGALDIEVIRRLAYNTSGTATIVAVYLGIAVLTALVWLAAPVVALAGFVVIAVFHFAEDWEAVESKFLATSIAAALMAAPTVVHHDSVAAIFVALTDAPAGAYLADGLLLAAPTLLAMAAVGVVAMTKGGHYAAAAAATASLAALITLPPVTGFAVFFCLFHSPRHFIAARRAAQRWRPWRWLPIVAPVTGAALAIVSGVYVLHGGLTVTQRLTAATFMALAILTVPHMLAPVVLKRRALGQRRRSQALAALGTRALR comes from the coding sequence ATGATCCACGCGACGGAACCCCGACGCATGGCATCACCACCAGCTGAATTGATCGAATCGAACTTCCCGGGCGCTACCGCCGCCATCATTCTGGCCACCTCGGTCATGATGGCGGCGGCTTGTGGCGTGCCGCTGTCGGGGAGCGGTCCGCAGTTTCTGGCGTGCGTGGCAATTCTGGTCTTCGGCTTGCCCCACGGAGCGCTCGATATCGAGGTCATCCGCCGCTTGGCTTATAATACCAGCGGCACCGCCACGATCGTCGCAGTCTATTTAGGCATCGCCGTCCTGACGGCGCTGGTCTGGCTTGCTGCTCCAGTCGTCGCCTTGGCCGGGTTTGTCGTCATCGCCGTGTTTCATTTCGCTGAAGACTGGGAGGCTGTGGAATCGAAGTTCCTAGCCACCAGCATCGCCGCCGCACTGATGGCTGCGCCAACAGTGGTTCATCACGATTCAGTGGCGGCGATCTTCGTCGCGCTAACGGACGCGCCCGCCGGCGCCTATCTTGCCGATGGGCTGCTGCTTGCCGCCCCGACGCTTCTGGCAATGGCTGCAGTTGGCGTGGTCGCGATGACGAAAGGGGGTCACTATGCTGCCGCGGCAGCGGCGACGGCTAGCTTGGCCGCCTTGATTACGCTGCCTCCGGTGACCGGGTTCGCAGTGTTCTTCTGCCTTTTCCATTCGCCACGCCATTTTATCGCGGCACGCCGGGCGGCGCAGCGCTGGCGTCCGTGGCGCTGGCTGCCAATTGTGGCGCCGGTTACCGGTGCCGCGCTGGCGATTGTCAGCGGCGTCTATGTTCTGCACGGTGGATTGACCGTGACACAACGACTGACCGCAGCGACCTTCATGGCCTTGGCGATCCTCACCGTCCCGCACATGCTGGCACCGGTAGTGCTGAAAAGACGCGCTCTGGGGCAGCGCCGGAGGTCACAGGCACTTGCTGCCCTTGGGACAAGAGCGCTGCGATAA
- a CDS encoding transposase, whose translation MGQVTVYSGVERRRQWSDEQKRALIDAAFAPDAIVAEVARAADVRPSQIYRWRRDLYGAGHAGAGFAPVVVSADPRDVAPASSPPPAMLVEIGGSVVRIAADAPAKLVTAVLRSLAR comes from the coding sequence ATGGGCCAGGTCACGGTATATTCGGGTGTCGAGCGTCGTCGCCAGTGGAGCGACGAGCAGAAGCGGGCCTTGATCGATGCGGCGTTTGCGCCCGACGCGATTGTCGCTGAGGTGGCGCGGGCCGCGGATGTCCGACCGAGCCAGATCTATCGGTGGCGTCGCGACCTGTACGGCGCTGGCCACGCGGGCGCGGGCTTTGCGCCGGTCGTTGTCAGCGCCGACCCCCGCGATGTCGCGCCAGCATCATCACCGCCGCCGGCGATGCTGGTCGAGATCGGTGGCTCGGTCGTGCGGATCGCGGCGGACGCGCCGGCAAAGCTGGTAACGGCGGTGTTGCGGTCGCTGGCGCGGTGA
- a CDS encoding BLUF domain-containing protein, with protein MSTYTLVYVSKAVGSAAGVDAGREVDAILTTARRKNVDCGVTGALLVTEGRFVQALEGERDAVQATFDRISLDPRHENIEVLSSQFADRPRFTEWSMAFVGDTPALRDRFADAPLAALGRRQTGDAMLDFMLDVARSPDDDY; from the coding sequence ATGTCCACCTACACGCTTGTTTACGTCAGCAAGGCGGTCGGCTCAGCCGCCGGCGTCGACGCAGGCCGGGAGGTCGATGCCATCCTGACAACCGCGCGCCGGAAGAACGTCGACTGCGGGGTTACCGGCGCGCTGTTGGTGACCGAAGGGCGTTTCGTTCAAGCGCTGGAGGGCGAGCGCGATGCGGTGCAGGCAACGTTCGACCGCATCTCGCTCGATCCGCGCCACGAGAATATCGAGGTTTTGTCATCGCAGTTCGCCGATCGGCCACGCTTCACCGAATGGTCGATGGCGTTCGTCGGCGACACGCCCGCATTGCGTGACCGCTTCGCCGACGCGCCGCTGGCTGCCCTCGGGCGCCGACAAACGGGTGACGCAATGCTCGACTTCATGCTCGACGTCGCGCGGAGCCCTGACGACGACTACTGA
- the tnpB gene encoding IS66 family insertion sequence element accessory protein TnpB (TnpB, as the term is used for proteins encoded by IS66 family insertion elements, is considered an accessory protein, since TnpC, encoded by a neighboring gene, is a DDE family transposase.) — protein MIPVPGGVRIWLATGHTDMRKGMHGLALQVQQGLRRDPHAGDLYIFRGRTGGLVKILWHDGLGTSLYAKRLDRGRFVWPSATDGVVAISASQMACMLEGIDWRNPQHTWRPSAAG, from the coding sequence GTGATCCCGGTCCCGGGTGGCGTCCGGATCTGGCTCGCAACCGGTCACACCGATATGCGTAAAGGCATGCACGGGCTGGCGCTGCAGGTGCAGCAGGGGCTGCGCCGCGACCCGCACGCGGGCGACCTGTACATCTTCCGCGGACGCACCGGTGGCCTAGTGAAGATCCTGTGGCACGACGGCCTCGGCACGTCGCTTTATGCGAAGCGGCTCGACCGCGGTCGCTTCGTCTGGCCTTCCGCGACCGACGGTGTCGTCGCGATCTCGGCGTCGCAGATGGCGTGCATGTTGGAGGGCATCGACTGGCGTAACCCGCAGCATACATGGCGGCCAAGCGCTGCGGGATAG
- a CDS encoding fasciclin domain-containing protein, whose product MADLHDIVDTAVAAGSFKTLVTAVTAAGLVDTLKGAGPFTVFSPSDDAFAKLPAGTVEDLVKPENKAKLTAILTLHVVSGKVMAADVSGQKLSPASVNGEALHVDGTNGVSVNGAHVTTADIACSNGVIHVIDAVLLPKA is encoded by the coding sequence ATGGCCGATCTGCACGATATCGTCGACACCGCAGTTGCTGCGGGTTCGTTCAAGACGCTCGTCACCGCCGTCACTGCTGCCGGCCTTGTCGACACTCTCAAGGGTGCCGGGCCCTTCACTGTCTTCTCCCCTAGTGACGATGCCTTTGCCAAGCTTCCGGCCGGCACCGTCGAGGACCTCGTTAAGCCCGAGAACAAGGCCAAGCTGACCGCGATCCTGACGCTCCACGTTGTGTCGGGTAAGGTCATGGCGGCTGATGTTTCCGGTCAGAAACTATCGCCCGCGTCGGTCAACGGCGAGGCGCTCCACGTCGACGGCACCAACGGCGTGAGCGTTAACGGCGCGCACGTCACGACCGCCGACATCGCTTGCTCCAACGGTGTGATCCACGTCATCGACGCGGTTCTGCTGCCCAAGGCGTAG
- a CDS encoding EAL domain-containing protein: MNDRFTPIDRLRQTGCAPVFENGIDRIDWIAGDGALTRMNDAGKAALDGLVEELCGLSWIDLWAPESRSSVASHIALARANGSTRFSAASDLGGCRLWWDVVLSVAGDGMIAQARDVSDTLATMDEYRRRSRHDALTGLLNRPALRDTLALEIGRSEATGSTGAVLMLDLDNFKLINDTLGHDVGDQILQAVADGLREVVDDNGFSARLGGDEFSVVLSNIGNLDDLREIVEALLERLGRAVEIKGHLLHPRASIGAALFPKHGKSPSDLLRHADIALYAAKSFGRGGYVLFVPSMNGPIRRRAAAAAAVREALAENRVDAFYQPMIDLASGGLLGFEAKLHVILPDGLVMPSREVAACNEDVDLARAIGERVLVKVTDDAKRWRDSGLVLTHIAVNACAAEFRTGDYAERFLKRLHDAGLPPELFELEVAETVLASRGTDYVAAAIKVLSAAGVKILLDDFGTGPASLSHLKRLPVSGIKIDESFVDTIEHDANDGAIVRAMIGLANGFGIGLAADGVSTDGQARMLAGLGCKIGQGDLFGRASPAVAAASLLAGHAFAV; encoded by the coding sequence GTGAACGATAGATTCACCCCGATCGACCGACTGCGTCAGACTGGCTGCGCACCGGTATTCGAGAACGGCATAGACCGTATCGACTGGATCGCGGGGGACGGGGCGCTCACCCGCATGAACGACGCCGGAAAAGCGGCGCTCGACGGCTTGGTCGAAGAGCTGTGCGGCTTGTCGTGGATCGATCTCTGGGCTCCCGAATCGCGGTCATCTGTTGCGTCACATATCGCCCTCGCCAGGGCAAACGGTTCGACGCGGTTTTCCGCTGCCAGCGATCTCGGCGGCTGCCGGCTGTGGTGGGATGTAGTGTTGTCGGTCGCGGGGGATGGCATGATCGCCCAAGCACGCGACGTCTCGGACACACTGGCGACTATGGACGAGTACCGCCGGCGCTCGCGACACGACGCCCTGACCGGCCTACTCAACCGCCCGGCTCTGCGGGACACACTCGCTCTCGAGATCGGGCGCAGCGAGGCGACCGGCAGCACCGGCGCGGTTCTCATGCTCGATCTCGATAATTTCAAGCTGATCAACGATACGCTTGGCCACGATGTCGGCGACCAGATTCTGCAGGCGGTCGCCGACGGTCTACGCGAAGTCGTCGACGATAATGGCTTCTCGGCGCGGCTCGGCGGCGACGAGTTCAGCGTCGTGCTGTCAAACATCGGCAACCTCGACGATTTGCGCGAAATCGTTGAAGCCTTGCTAGAGCGGCTCGGCAGGGCGGTCGAGATCAAGGGTCACCTCCTCCATCCGCGCGCCAGCATCGGCGCTGCACTGTTCCCCAAGCATGGCAAGTCACCCTCCGACCTGTTGAGGCATGCCGACATCGCACTTTATGCCGCGAAGTCCTTCGGACGCGGCGGCTATGTGCTGTTCGTGCCGTCAATGAACGGGCCGATCCGCCGCCGCGCCGCCGCGGCGGCTGCGGTGCGCGAGGCGCTCGCTGAGAACCGCGTCGATGCTTTCTACCAGCCGATGATCGATCTCGCCTCGGGCGGTCTGCTCGGGTTCGAAGCGAAGCTGCATGTCATCCTGCCCGATGGACTGGTGATGCCTTCGCGCGAGGTCGCTGCCTGCAACGAAGACGTCGATTTGGCGCGAGCGATCGGCGAGCGGGTTCTGGTCAAGGTCACCGACGATGCAAAGCGCTGGCGCGATAGCGGCCTTGTGCTGACGCACATCGCGGTCAATGCATGTGCGGCGGAATTCCGCACCGGCGACTATGCCGAGCGCTTCCTCAAGCGGCTCCACGATGCCGGGCTGCCGCCCGAGCTGTTCGAGCTTGAGGTCGCGGAGACCGTCCTCGCCAGCCGGGGTACTGACTACGTCGCAGCGGCGATCAAGGTCCTCAGCGCCGCAGGCGTCAAAATCCTGCTCGACGACTTCGGCACCGGTCCGGCATCACTCTCACATCTCAAGCGACTGCCGGTCAGCGGCATCAAGATCGACGAGTCCTTTGTTGATACCATCGAACATGACGCAAATGACGGTGCCATTGTCCGGGCGATGATCGGGCTAGCCAACGGCTTCGGGATCGGCCTCGCCGCCGATGGTGTGAGCACCGACGGTCAGGCACGGATGCTGGCGGGGCTCGGCTGCAAAATTGGCCAAGGCGATCTGTTCGGCAGGGCGAGTCCCGCCGTGGCAGCGGCATCGCTGCTCGCCGGTCACGCCTTCGCCGTCTAA
- a CDS encoding bacteriorhodopsin, which yields MIPLSVGQYTLVYNAFSFTLATMAAASVFLWFGRSQVSTSYKTALVISGLVTAIAAYHYFRIFNSWEDAYTLRNGVLTATGVAFNDAYRYVDWLLTVPLLLIELILVMKLPQDETVSRSFRLGLAAALMIGLGYPGEIAGDNATRALWGTLSTIPFIYIVWSLFKGLGDSINRQPESVRGLIKSARLLTFASWGFYPLVYMLPYTGLSGGAVTTGVQIGYTFADIISKVGLGVLVYNIAVRKSAAERDEPFVGSRSGA from the coding sequence ATGATACCATTGTCGGTGGGACAGTATACACTGGTGTACAATGCCTTCTCGTTCACCTTAGCAACTATGGCCGCTGCATCCGTATTCCTCTGGTTCGGCCGATCACAGGTCTCGACGTCCTACAAGACAGCACTGGTAATTTCTGGACTGGTAACGGCAATTGCCGCTTATCATTACTTCCGGATATTCAACAGTTGGGAGGATGCGTACACCCTGCGTAACGGCGTCCTGACTGCAACCGGAGTCGCATTCAACGATGCCTATCGTTATGTCGACTGGCTGTTGACGGTGCCACTATTACTTATCGAATTGATCCTCGTCATGAAATTGCCGCAAGACGAGACCGTCTCGCGTTCATTCCGTCTCGGACTGGCGGCCGCACTGATGATCGGTCTGGGCTACCCGGGCGAAATCGCCGGCGATAATGCTACCCGCGCCTTGTGGGGCACGCTGTCGACCATTCCGTTCATCTACATCGTGTGGTCGCTGTTCAAAGGCTTGGGTGACTCGATCAATCGGCAGCCAGAAAGCGTTCGCGGTCTGATCAAGAGTGCGCGCCTGCTGACCTTCGCATCGTGGGGGTTCTACCCCCTTGTCTACATGTTGCCCTATACCGGACTGAGTGGCGGCGCGGTCACGACCGGGGTCCAGATCGGCTACACGTTCGCCGATATCATTTCCAAGGTCGGCCTCGGCGTTCTGGTCTATAACATCGCGGTCAGAAAATCGGCGGCCGAGCGTGACGAGCCCTTCGTCGGCAGCCGTTCTGGAGCCTAG
- a CDS encoding PAS domain-containing protein yields the protein MAFALRVSGPREGHVVNLPVPPPPAVELTLAIAMVASAGTPLLLLDGNLDVVAASLAFCREFEVDPAQVTGRVMFSLGTGEWDSPRLRSLLTAVASGGAKIEAYELDLQTTDRGVRRLCVNAHRLDYDDHEAVRLFVAITDVTETRANDRLRDDLIREKSVLLQELQHRIANSLQIIASVLMQSARKTQSEELRGHLTNAHNRVMSVAELQRQLAVSSLDDVAMQPYLGQLCRSIGASMIVDHDQLSIAVDVDDSSASPNTSVSIGLIVTELVINALKHAFPDHRHGEINVGYNENAKGWELTVADDGVGMPRDADDAKAGLGTTIVNALAKQLHATVHVAPAWPGTTVTVNWTKLRLVGSAREPEVQAV from the coding sequence ATGGCTTTCGCTTTGCGAGTCTCCGGTCCCAGAGAGGGACACGTCGTGAATCTTCCCGTTCCGCCGCCCCCTGCCGTCGAACTCACATTGGCGATTGCCATGGTCGCGTCCGCCGGCACCCCGCTGCTGTTGCTCGATGGCAATCTCGATGTCGTCGCCGCGAGCCTGGCCTTTTGCCGGGAGTTTGAGGTCGATCCTGCACAGGTGACCGGTCGGGTCATGTTCTCGCTGGGAACGGGAGAATGGGATTCGCCACGGCTGCGGTCGCTTTTGACGGCAGTCGCCTCAGGCGGCGCGAAAATCGAGGCCTACGAACTCGACCTGCAGACGACAGACCGGGGTGTGCGCCGGCTGTGTGTAAACGCTCATCGACTCGATTATGACGATCACGAAGCGGTGCGCCTGTTCGTTGCGATCACCGACGTAACCGAGACCCGCGCCAACGACCGCCTTCGAGACGATCTGATCCGCGAAAAATCTGTGCTGCTCCAGGAGCTTCAGCACCGGATCGCCAACAGCCTGCAAATTATCGCCAGTGTCCTGATGCAGAGCGCCCGTAAAACCCAGTCGGAGGAACTGCGTGGCCACCTGACCAACGCTCATAACCGGGTGATGTCGGTCGCCGAACTACAGCGCCAGCTCGCGGTTTCAAGCCTGGACGACGTGGCTATGCAGCCCTACCTCGGCCAGCTCTGCCGGAGCATCGGTGCCTCAATGATCGTCGATCATGACCAGCTGTCGATCGCCGTCGACGTCGATGATAGCAGCGCCAGCCCGAACACCTCGGTGAGCATCGGTCTGATCGTCACCGAACTGGTCATCAACGCGCTCAAACACGCATTCCCCGACCATCGCCACGGCGAAATCAATGTCGGCTATAACGAAAACGCCAAGGGGTGGGAGCTTACCGTCGCCGATGATGGCGTAGGAATGCCGCGCGATGCGGACGACGCCAAGGCTGGTTTGGGGACGACGATCGTGAACGCGCTCGCCAAGCAACTTCATGCAACCGTTCACGTTGCTCCCGCTTGGCCGGGCACGACCGTAACCGTTAATTGGACCAAGTTGAGGCTTGTCGGGAGCGCTCGCGAGCCCGAGGTTCAGGCGGTCTAG
- a CDS encoding IS66 family transposase has translation MEALSPADIIALRQALDEARSDAAVARADAANARAINSDLEARIALQALQIAMLKRDRFGQRSERSRRLIDQMELVFEEAEATAAADEAAAARAAAKTTTVTAFVRALPSRQPLPAHLPRERVVIPSPTCCAGCGSDRLSKLGEDVTETLEVIPRRWKVIQTVRERFACRACERVSQPPAPFHVTPRGLFGASMLAMLLFEKFGQHQPLNRQRDRYAHEGVDLSLSTLADQVGACTAALKPLHRLIEAHVLAAERLHGDDTTVPVLAKVKTDIGRIWTYIRDDRPFGGPAPPAALFHYSRDRRGEHPRDHLAHYNGILQADAYAGYNELFKPGRSAGQVTRALCWAHARRKFFVLADVATQVKRKPDIAPVISPLALEAVARIDRIFDIERAICGKTAEGRLAVRQELVTPIVTELEHWLRQQRATLARHNPVAVAINYMLKDWPAFTRFLADGRICLTNNAAERALRGVALGRKSWLFAGSDRGGQRAAFMYSLIVTAKLNDIDPQAWLADVLARIADLPQQRLAELLPWNWRPDTSDVPLAQAA, from the coding sequence ATGGAAGCGTTGTCTCCCGCCGATATTATTGCGCTCCGACAGGCGCTTGACGAGGCACGAAGCGATGCCGCCGTCGCCCGGGCCGACGCCGCCAACGCTCGCGCGATCAACTCCGACCTTGAGGCCCGCATCGCCCTTCAGGCGCTCCAGATCGCGATGCTCAAGCGCGACCGGTTCGGCCAGCGTTCGGAGCGCAGCCGGCGATTGATCGACCAGATGGAGCTGGTGTTCGAGGAGGCCGAGGCGACCGCCGCTGCCGACGAAGCCGCCGCCGCACGTGCTGCCGCGAAGACCACGACCGTCACCGCGTTCGTCCGCGCCCTACCGTCGCGGCAACCGCTGCCCGCGCACCTGCCGCGCGAGCGTGTCGTGATCCCGAGCCCGACCTGCTGCGCCGGCTGCGGCTCGGACCGCCTGTCGAAGCTCGGCGAGGATGTCACCGAGACCCTTGAGGTGATCCCGCGCCGGTGGAAGGTCATCCAGACGGTGCGCGAGCGCTTCGCCTGCCGGGCCTGCGAGCGCGTCAGCCAGCCGCCGGCACCGTTCCACGTCACCCCGCGGGGGCTGTTCGGCGCAAGTATGCTGGCGATGCTGTTGTTCGAGAAGTTCGGGCAGCACCAGCCGTTAAACCGGCAACGCGACCGTTATGCGCATGAAGGTGTCGATCTCAGCCTGTCGACGCTGGCCGACCAGGTCGGCGCCTGCACCGCCGCGCTTAAACCACTGCATCGGTTGATCGAGGCCCACGTCCTCGCCGCCGAGCGCCTGCACGGCGACGATACCACGGTGCCCGTGCTGGCCAAGGTCAAGACCGACATCGGTCGCATCTGGACCTATATCCGCGATGACCGGCCATTCGGTGGCCCAGCCCCTCCAGCAGCGCTGTTCCACTACTCGCGCGACCGGCGCGGTGAGCATCCGCGTGATCATCTGGCCCACTATAACGGCATCCTGCAGGCCGACGCCTATGCCGGGTACAACGAGCTGTTCAAGCCGGGGCGCTCAGCCGGGCAGGTCACCCGCGCGCTGTGCTGGGCACACGCACGGCGCAAGTTCTTCGTTCTCGCCGACGTCGCCACCCAGGTGAAGCGCAAGCCCGACATTGCCCCGGTGATCTCGCCATTGGCGCTCGAGGCGGTGGCGCGGATCGACCGTATCTTCGACATCGAACGCGCGATCTGCGGCAAGACCGCCGAAGGGCGGCTCGCCGTGCGTCAGGAACTCGTCACGCCCATCGTAACCGAGCTCGAACACTGGCTGCGCCAGCAGCGTGCGACGCTTGCCCGGCATAATCCGGTCGCGGTGGCGATCAACTACATGCTCAAGGACTGGCCCGCGTTCACCCGGTTCCTTGCCGATGGACGGATCTGCCTGACCAACAATGCCGCCGAACGAGCCTTGCGCGGTGTCGCCCTCGGCAGGAAGTCGTGGCTGTTCGCCGGCTCCGACCGCGGCGGACAGCGCGCTGCGTTCATGTACTCGCTCATCGTCACCGCCAAGCTCAACGATATCGACCCGCAAGCGTGGCTCGCCGATGTCCTCGCCCGCATCGCCGACCTCCCACAGCAGCGCCTCGCCGAACTGCTCCCGTGGAACTGGCGACCCGACACCTCAGACGTGCCGCTCGCTCAAGCCGCCTGA